One region of Glycine max cultivar Williams 82 chromosome 9, Glycine_max_v4.0, whole genome shotgun sequence genomic DNA includes:
- the LOC100816390 gene encoding 2-oxoglutarate and iron-dependent oxygenase domain-containing protein CP2 isoform X1 has protein sequence MSLQGSDRRDEPSSGSAGGNGAVAAAAASLRLRLNPNKEHKPDGYEDMQLDFSPNIFSSLERYLPPSMLNVPRDEKANFMREILLKYLPLGERNRAQKHREYRERIIANYQPLHRELYSVDPATFFVPTFLRAINDNTEQSIRSIVSEPSPGIFIFDIFQTHFCELLLSEIENFEKWVNETKFRIMRPNTMNKFGAVLDDFGLETMLDKLMEGFIRPLSRVFFAEVGGSTLDSHHGFVVEYGKDRDVDLGFHVDDSEVTLNVCLGKQFSGGELFFRGIRCEKHVNTGTHSEEIFDYSHVLGRAVLHRGRHRHGARATTSGNRVNLLLWCRSSVFREMKRYQKDFSNWCGECNREKKERQRSTVAATKLDLFRRQGESTA, from the exons ATGTCGCTCCAGGGAAGCGACCGCCGCGATGAACCATCTTCGGGCAGCGCCGGCGGAAACGGCGCCGTGGCGGCGGCAGCGGCGAGCCTGAGGCTGCGGCTGAACCCTAACAAGGAGCACAAGCCCGACGGGTACGAGGACATGCAATTGGATTTCAGCCCTAACATTTTCAGCTCGCTGGAGAGGTACCTGCCTCCGAGCATGCTCAACGTGCCGCGTGACGAGAAGGCCAATTTCATGCGCGAGATTCTCCTCAAGTATCTGCCCCTCGGGGAACGCAACAGA GCTCAAAAGCATAGAGAATATAGAGAGAGGATAATAGCAAATTATCAG CCTCTACATCGGGAGTTGTACTCTGTGGATCCTGCTACATTCTTTGTCCCCACATTTCTGAGAGCAATTAATGATAATACGGAACAAAGTATTAGAAGTATAGTGTCTGAGCCCTCTCCAGGCATTTTTATATTTGACATATTTCAGACCCACTTTTGTGAGTTATTGCTATCTGAG attgaaaattttgagaagTGGGTGAATGAAACTAAATTTCGGATCATGCGTCCGAATACAATGAATAAATTTGGTGCTGTACTTGATGACTTTGGACTTGAAACAATGCTTGACAAGCTTATGGAAGGTTTTATCCGTCCTTTATCTAGAG TCTTCTTTGCAGAAGTTGGCGGGTCAACCCTGGATTCTCATCATGGTTTTGTTGTAGAATATGGTAAAGATAGAGATGTTGACTTGG GTTTCCATGTGGATGACTCAGAAGTAACCTTAAATGTTTGTTTGGGTAAGCAATTTTCTGGAGGGGAATTGTTTTTTCGGGGCATACGATGTGAGAAACATGTAAATACTGGAACTCATTCAGAG GAGATCTTTGATTATTCTCATGTCCTTGGACGAGCTGTCCTTCATCGTGGTCGTCATCGCCATGGAGCTAGAGCTACAACATCTGGTAATCGGGTCAACCTACTTCTATGGTGCAGAAG TTCTGTCTTTAGAGAGATGAAAAGGTATCAAAAAGATTTCTCCAACTGGTGTGGCGAGTGCAATCGTGAGAAAAAGGAAAGGCAGCGCTCCACAGTTGCTGCTACCAAATTG GATTTGTTCAGGAGGCAAGGTGAATCCACTGCATAA
- the LOC100816390 gene encoding 2-oxoglutarate and iron-dependent oxygenase domain-containing protein CP2 isoform X2 yields MSLQGSDRRDEPSSGSAGGNGAVAAAAASLRLRLNPNKEHKPDGYEDMQLDFSPNIFSSLERYLPPSMLNVPRDEKANFMREILLKYLPLGERNRAQKHREYRERIIANYQPLHRELYSVDPATFFVPTFLRAINDNTEQSIRSIVSEPSPGIFIFDIFQTHFCELLLSEIENFEKWVNETKFRIMRPNTMNKFGAVLDDFGLETMLDKLMEGFIRPLSRVFFAEVGGSTLDSHHGFVVEYGKDRDVDLGFHVDDSEVTLNVCLGKQFSGGELFFRGIRCEKHVNTGTHSEVVVHFFYGVRYLKAGDL; encoded by the exons ATGTCGCTCCAGGGAAGCGACCGCCGCGATGAACCATCTTCGGGCAGCGCCGGCGGAAACGGCGCCGTGGCGGCGGCAGCGGCGAGCCTGAGGCTGCGGCTGAACCCTAACAAGGAGCACAAGCCCGACGGGTACGAGGACATGCAATTGGATTTCAGCCCTAACATTTTCAGCTCGCTGGAGAGGTACCTGCCTCCGAGCATGCTCAACGTGCCGCGTGACGAGAAGGCCAATTTCATGCGCGAGATTCTCCTCAAGTATCTGCCCCTCGGGGAACGCAACAGA GCTCAAAAGCATAGAGAATATAGAGAGAGGATAATAGCAAATTATCAG CCTCTACATCGGGAGTTGTACTCTGTGGATCCTGCTACATTCTTTGTCCCCACATTTCTGAGAGCAATTAATGATAATACGGAACAAAGTATTAGAAGTATAGTGTCTGAGCCCTCTCCAGGCATTTTTATATTTGACATATTTCAGACCCACTTTTGTGAGTTATTGCTATCTGAG attgaaaattttgagaagTGGGTGAATGAAACTAAATTTCGGATCATGCGTCCGAATACAATGAATAAATTTGGTGCTGTACTTGATGACTTTGGACTTGAAACAATGCTTGACAAGCTTATGGAAGGTTTTATCCGTCCTTTATCTAGAG TCTTCTTTGCAGAAGTTGGCGGGTCAACCCTGGATTCTCATCATGGTTTTGTTGTAGAATATGGTAAAGATAGAGATGTTGACTTGG GTTTCCATGTGGATGACTCAGAAGTAACCTTAAATGTTTGTTTGGGTAAGCAATTTTCTGGAGGGGAATTGTTTTTTCGGGGCATACGATGTGAGAAACATGTAAATACTGGAACTCATTCAGAG GTGGTTGTACACTTTTTTTATGGAGTCCGTTATTTGAAAGCAGGAGATCTTTGA